The region ATCCTAGCGTTTATTGTAAACGAGTACTCGGCTCTTATAATGGATGCCTTGTATAATCGTCATGTAGAATTGTCGGCTCCGGTGCTTACAATTCTAATGTGGTGCTTTGTAGCTATATCCTCTACTTATGTTTTCGGAACGGTTTTAACTGCTAATGGAAGTGTAAAGCTGTTGAACAAAATAGCCTTCGCCGGCTTGTTGTTGAATGTAGGTCTGAATGTAGTGTTCATCCCTGAGTTTATGGCCTACGGTTCTGCAATGGCAAGTTTAGTAACACAGGTATTAGTTGTTCTGTTTCAAATTTATCACTGTAAGAACATCTTTAAGTTCAATGTTGATTTCAAGTACCTAGCTTCTCTGTGTGTGTTCGGCACAGTTGCATACGCCTCCGTATTCTTATCCAACTTGTATCTAGATAACTTCACCTTGCAAATGGCTGTTTCAATTTTAATCCCTGCCACGTTTGCTGTCGGAATTAGATTAATTGACCTCGGAGATATCTATAAGATTGTATTGAAAAAGGGATAAGTGTAGTTCATAAGGATATCAATATAGGAGGTATTCGGTTCTTCGGTTGACGGCTTTATTGGCTTCAGTGCTGTTGGCTAATGTTGGTCTAGATTCCCCATAATGTTCCGAGTTAATTCTGTTTTCAGGAAGCTCTAAAGAGATCAAGAATTTAACCACTTCATTTGCTCTATTCTTTGAAAGAGTCATGTTAGAACTGTACGTCCCGTCACTGTCGGTATGCGCCATAATTCTAACTTGAAGATGGCTTCGGGTATCGAGATAATTATATAAGGATATCAATTCGTGCTCGCCAGCTCTGTTTATATTCCATTTGTTGGTCTCGAAGTATACCCATTCGAACGTGGTGATTTTATTTGTAAGAATCTGTTTTATTATATATTGGTGAGGTATCGAGTATAACCCCATTTAAATGTGAAGCGATTGGCTCATCTATTTTTATCGAAATGCCATTACGTTTATTGTTACTTCTAATATTTACATCCTTAGAAGTAAGGAAGGGTTCAATACTATTTTCTGATTTGTTTTTTTTCTCGGTGCGATCATAATTTCTAGATTGCTTAATTCCTTTTGTCGAGAATTTACTTTTCTGTTTTCGTCTTCTGTGGTTATCTTGTCTAATACAGTCTCTTCTAAAGCATAATGCGAATGATATGGATTTTTTCTTTGTATGCAGAACGACTACACCAGGTATTAACGTTTGGGAATAAGAAGATAAAACAGAAAAAATACAAAGGCATATTGGTAATACGAATCAAATTGAAATGATTGTGAACTTCATTATAGGAAATAGTTTATGACTACTTCTTAATGTTCAAAATTTGAAAAGGTGACCTAGGTAGGCTAGTTATTTTGATTAATCCAATTAGTGAGGAGTATTGGAGATCTCGGTTAACAACCTTTTTTTATAATCTGCCAGATTGTTTCTTACCCAAGTTGCACTCTCGTGTAAGTACTCCTGCTTCCTGATAAAGAAGAGGTTCTTATGGTATGATTGATTCTCCACCTGAGATATTTCATCTTTATTTTTATTAAAAAAATCTTCCAAATACCCTGCACTCGATATACGTTTGAGTTCGGATGTATACATTTCAACAAACTCTTTATCTAAAAACAGATTAGACCATTTCAGACATTTTAAATAAGTGTCATCGAAAATAAACTTAGTCATCATCTTCCTTCTGCATTGTCCATCGAAACCAATCGGTTCTAACCTATCGGTAGAAGGGTTGTAATAAAATCTTCTGTTGTGCCATCTCAATCCGTGATGGGCACCAGATAATTCGGATATGGCAATATGTGTTGCTAATCTTTTAATATCGAATACTTCGCTTGCTGTCTTTCTGCTTTTTCTAAAATCATCGAGTAACGCCACTGCTCTGTCAACGTGGTTGGAATCTAGTGGTACCGTTTGCATGAATACTTTTATAGGTGAGTCACTGTATATGTGTTTTTCATTTTTG is a window of Flavobacteriales bacterium DNA encoding:
- a CDS encoding OmpA family protein: MGLYSIPHQYIIKQILTNKITTFEWVYFETNKWNINRAGEHELISLYNYLDTRSHLQVRIMAHTDSDGTYSSNMTLSKNRANEVVKFLISLELPENRINSEHYGESRPTLANSTEANKAVNRRTEYLLY